The sequence below is a genomic window from Microbacterium abyssi.
CTCGAGGGCGCGCGCTTTCGTCACACGGTGCAGTTCGAACGCTGGCGTCCCGATCGCGAGGCGCGCTCGTGCACGTACGACCAGCTCGACACCGTCGCCGGCTACGACCTCGCCGACGTCCTGGCCTGAGCGGCGTCAGCCGTCGATCCGGTTGCCCTCGGCATCCCAGTTCTCGGCGACCCGTTTGCTCGGCTGCACGCGCGGCGGCTCACCTGGCATCTTGGGGAACTCCGGCGGGAACGACAGCTCGCCGAGGCCGTTCTCGAGATCCCGCTCCCACCAGCCCAGCAGCGTGTCGACGCGGCCGGGCTCGTCCTGCATCCGCGCCCACGGGTCGCCGATGTCCGCGAGCCGGGCAGGGATGCTGCGCACCGTGAATGCCATGGGGTCCACGTCGTCGAGCTCGTCCCACTCGACCGGCGTCGAGACGGTCGCCGCGGGCAGCGCGCGCGGGCTGTAAGCACCCGCCATCGTGCGGTCGCGGTTGGCCTGGTTGAAATCGATGAAGATGCGCTCGCCGCGCTCTTCCTTCCACCAGTTCATCGTGACCCGCTCCGGCATCCGGCGTTCCAGCTCGCGCCCGGCCGCGATGACCGCGTGACGGACGTCGAGGAACTCGTGCGTCGGCTCGATCGGGCAGAACACGTGCAGCCCGCGGTTGCCGCTGGTCTTGATGAACGGCTCGAGGTCGGCCTCCCGCAGCACCTCGCGCAGGCCGTGGGCGGCGGCGACGGCGTCCTTGAAATCGGTGCCCGGTTGCGGGTCGAGGTCGATGCGCAGCTCGACCGGATTGTCGGTGTCGTCGGCCAGCGACGCCCACGGGTGGAACACGATCGTGTTCATCTGCACGGCCCAGACGATCGCGCTCGGCCGGTTCAGGACGATCTGCGGATGCTGGCGCCCGCTGTTGTACGTGACGGTCACCGCGTCCACGAAGTCGGGGGTGCCCTTGGGCGGATTCTTCGAGAAGAAGGCCTCCGATCCCGGCGTCACGCCGCTGCGGAAACGCTCGAGCGACACCGGGCGGTGCCCGTTCGCGTTCAGGAAGGGCGTGGCCACGGTCTGCACGTAGTCGGCGAACTCGGCCTTCGTGATCCCGTCGTCCCCGGAGCCGGTCGCAGCGGCCGGCCAGATGACCTTGTTCGGGCTGGAGAGGTCGACGTCGCGGTCGCCTTCGGGGTCGGAGACCGTCAGTGTCACGCGTTCGGAGGCCATGCTCCGACCCTATGGGCGCATGGCGTTCGACGGTAGGGGTGAGTCGGCGGGACTACTCGCTCACATCGACCGCGCGCACCAGCACGGCACCGAGCGCCGAGCGGTCCACGATGATCGACGGTCCGGCTGAATCGACGATCACGCCGGCCAGCTCACTGTGGCCGGAAAGCACCTTCGCGAGCTGCTCGGGCGAGAACGGCATCGGCTTGTCGCCACGGCCGAGCGCGACGATCTCGAGCGGATGCGAGAACAACTGCAGGAGGCGTCGGCCGTCGGTGGTCTGCGCCTCGGCGATGCCGACCTGGCCGTTGCCGCTGCCATCGTTCACAGCGACCCACATCTTGGCCGTCGCGAGCGCGTCGCCGACCTTCTGCGCGGAGCCCTCTTCACGCGGAGCAGCGAGGAGCATCTTGATCGTCATGTCGACGTCGGCCTGCTCGAGCGCCTTCGAGAGGACCTCCACCGGGAACACGGCGCGATGCACGCCCGAGGCGTTGTCGAGGATGAGACCGGCGAAGCTGCCCGTCACGACCTGATGGAGCACCGCGGTCACCGGTTGCGCGATCGCCGACGTCGCGGTCGGCTCGGTCTCGCGCTGCACGGATTCGCGCACCGCCTCGGCGGAGCTGAACGCCAGCATGTAGCTGCGTTCGCCGTCGCGGACCACCGCGATCGACAGGGGCTTGCCCTCGGCGAGCTGCGTACGGGCGTCGCCGTGGACGCGCAGGTAGAGGTGGTTCTGCATCATCTGACGCAGAACCCCGATGAGCTGCTCGTTGGTCGCGCCCTCCTCGAGCTCGGCGAGGGCCGCACGGAGCAGCACGTTGTCCTTCATGCCCGGGACCGACTCGGTCTGCTCCGGCGGGAGGGCCGGAGCCAGCGGCAGCGCGCGCTTCTGCGGGGTCTGGGGCGGCTGCGGAGCCTGACGAGCGGATGCCGTCGTCTGCGGTACTGCGGCACGGGGGGCGGGGGCGGCCGCATCCGGATCCGGAAGCGCCACTTCGGGCCCAGCGGCGGCGCCGACGCCGCGGAAGGCCTGAACGGAGATGCCGACCTCCGGGATGCCAGCCTCGGGGACTCCGCTCTCGGATGCGAGCTCGCTCGTGGGCTGCTCGGCGTCGGGAGTGTCCTCCGCAGCATCCGCCTCGATCGGCGTCTGCGACTCGGAAGGTGCGTCGTCGGTCTTCTTGCGGCGGGAGAACAGAGCCATATCGCTCAGCCTAACGCGGCGTGCTCCAGCGCAGGCATCCGCACGGGCCTCACTCACGATCGGTGACGACCGACGGCCCGTAGCATGGGCCCATGGCAGCCCGGGAGAAGCTCTCTGACATCGTGACGTCGTTCCTCGACATCGTGCACGATCGGCTGGTCAGCGACAGACGCGGCGCGGTCGCCGATTACATCCCGCAGCTGGCGGATGCCGACCCGGAACTGTTCGGGATCGCTCTGTGCGGGCTCAACGGCCGCGTGTACGAGAGCGGGGACACCGGGGTGGAGTTCACGATCCAGTCGGTCTCGAAGCCGTTCGTGTATTCGCTCGCGCTCGACGACCAGGGGCTCGATGCCGTCCACGACCGGGTCGGCGCTGAACCCAGCGGCGAGGCGTTCAACTCCGTGAAGCTCGAAGCCGGCACCGGACGCCCGCCGAACCCCATGGTCAATGCGGGTGCGATCGTCACGACGTCGCTCGTGTCCGGCCGCTCTGCCGAGGATCGCTTCGCTCGCATCCTCTCCCGCCTCAGCGCTTTCGCCGGCCGCGACCTGAGCGTCGATGACGCCGTACTCGCCTCCGAGCAGGCATCGGGCGACCGCAATCGGGCGCTGGCCTACCTCATGCACGGGGCCGGCTCGCTCACCTCCCCCGTCCTGGATACGCTCGACACCTACTTCCGGCAGTGCTCGGTGCTCGTCACGGCGCGCGACATCGCCGTGATGGGCGCGACGCTCGCGAACGGCGGCGTCAATCCGGTCACCGGGCAGCGCGTGACAAGCGCGGAGACCTGTCAGCACGTCATGACGATCATGGCCACCTGCGGCATGTACGACTACGCCGGCGAATGGCTGCTGCGGGCGGGGCTTCCGGCGAAGTCGGGAGTCGCTGGCGGACTCGTGGCGAGCTCACCCGGCGAGTTCGGGCTCGGTCTGTTCAGCCCGCGCCTCGACGCCAGCGGTGCGAGCGTGCGCGGCGTCGCGGCCGCCCAGCAGCTCGCGACGAGGTTCGGACTCCACGTGCTGCACCGTCCTCTAACGCTGTCGGCTTCGGAGGTGATGGCCGCGAACGACGAGCTCGCAGCGGGCTTGGGCGCGGAGCAGGATGCCGTCGCCGCACAGCTCCTTCAGGAGAACGCCGACGACCTCGCGGTGTGGCGCCTGCGCGGCTACATCGACTTCGACGGCGCGGAGCGCCTGCTGCTGGATCTGGACGCCTGGCTCGAGGCGCGACCGACCGATCGCGATTCCCCTGCCGTGATCGTCCTCGACCTGACCGAGGTGACGCAGCTGCAGTCCGTCGCGGTCTGGATGCTCGCCGCTCTCGCCACCTGGTGCCGTGCGCGGGGCATGCGTGTCATCGCCAGCGACCCGCAGGGCCGCAGCCTGGGTGTCGCGGGCCTGTCGCAATCGGCCGACTTCGACGACGCCGTCCGCGATGCCGCAGCGATGGCGGGCGCGACCGCGGACGACTGACGCCTCAGAGCTTCTCGATCGGGGCGATCTTGATGAGGAGCTTCTTGAGACCGGCCGAGTCGAAGCGCACGTGGGCGATGCGCTTCGCGCCCTCGCCGGTGACGGCGTCGACCCGCCCGTCACCGAAGTCGTCGTGGCGGATGCGGTCGCCCTGGGCGAGTTCGAGATCGCCGTTGTCGCGCACCTTGCCGGTGACCTTGTTCGGGAACTTGTCCATCGATGTCGACAGCGGTTTGAGGGAGTCCCGCGGCGGCAGCTTCTTGACGCCGAAGCGGTCGCCGCCGGAACCCGAGCCGTACCCGCCGGAGCCGGAGCCGAACCCGCCGGACCGTCGGCCGTTGAGCGCGCGCGACTGCATTCCGCCGCGCGAGTTCACGTCTCCTGGCGACTGCCGCCAGTCGACGAGCTCTGCGGGGATCTCCTGCAGGAACCGGCTCGGCATCGCCACCGACACCTCGCCGAACTGCGCGCGGGTCATCGCGAGCGACAGGTGCAGGCGCTTGCGGGCGCGGGTGATGCCGACGTAGAACAGCCGGCGCTCCTCCTGCGGGCCGCCCGGCTCCCCGGCGGAGATCCGGTGCGGGATGAGGTCCTCCTCGACGCCGGTGACGAACACGGCGTCGTATTCGAGGCCCTTGGCCGTGTGCATCGTCATCATCGACACAGAGCCGGATTCGTCGTCGAGGTCGTCGGCGTCGGAGACCAGCGCCACCTCGGTGAGGAAGTCGGCGATCGTGCCCTCGGGATTGTTGCGTGCGAAGTCGCGGGCGACGGCGACGAACTCATCGAGGTTCTCGACGCGCGCCTCGTCCTGTGGATCTCGGCTCGCGCGCAGCGCGTCGAGGTATCCGCTCTTGGAGAGCAGCAGGCTGAGCCCGTCGGCCACGACCGTGGGCGCGGGCACCTCGCCGGATGCCGGCAGCATCAGCTCGGTCGCCTCCTTCAGCACGGCATCCAGCTGTGCGATCCCGGCCTGGATCTTCGGCCCGACGCCGAGCTCGGCCGGCACGGACAGAGCATCGCGGAAGGTGATGCCGTGGTCTTCGGCGAAGCGCGCGATGGCTGTCTCGGTGACGTCTCCGATGCCGCGGCGGGGCTTGTTGAGGATGCGGCGCACCGACATCTCGTCGGCGGGGTTGGCCACCGAGATCAAGTAGGCCAGGGCGTCCTTGATCTCGGCGCGCTCGTAGAACTTCGTGCCGCCCATGATCTTGTACGGCACGGCCGAGCGGATGAAGATCTCCTCCAGCGCACGAGACTGCGAGTTCGTGCGGTAGAACACCGCCATCTCGGAGTACGGCATTCCTGCACGGCGCAGCGTCTCGACCTCATCGGCGACGAACTGCGCCTCGTCGTGCTGCGAGTACCCGGTGAACCCGACGATCCTGTCGCCGTCGCCGCGGTCGCTCCACAGCTTCTTGTCCTTGCGGTCGAAGTTGTGCCCGATCACGGCGTTCGCGGCCGAGAGGATGTTCTGCGTCGATCGGTAGTTCTGCTCGAGCAGCACGACCCTGGCTCCCGGGAAGTCGCGCTCGAACTCGCTGATGTTGCGGATGTCGGCGCCGCGGAACGCGTAGATCGACTGGTCCGAGTCGCCGACCACCGTCAGCGAGGCGCCCTCCAGTTCAGGCGCTGTCTCGGGCTCGAAGATCATCATGCCGTTCGAGGCATACGGGTCGGGCGCTTCGGCTGAAACCGGGCGAGTGAGCTCATGGATGAGCGCGTACTGGGCGTGGTTGGTGTCTTGGTACTCGTCGACGAGGATGTGCCGGAACCGCCGCCGATACGTGTCGGCGACCTTGGGGAAGGCGCGGAAGAGGTACACGGTCTGGCCGATGAGGTCATCGAAGTCGAACGCGTTCGCCTTGCGCAGCTGCCGCTGGTAATCGGCGAAGATCTCGACGAACTTGCGTTCGGCGGGGTCGCTCATGTTCGCGTCGCGCGCGTACGACTCGGAGTCCTGCAGCTCGTTCTTGAGCTTCGAGATGCGTGACTGCACGGATGCCGGCGTCAGCCCGTAGGCGTCGGCCTCGTGCTCTTTGACCAGGCGCTTGAGCAGCGCGCGCGAGTCGCCGGAGTCGTAGATGGTGAACGACTTGGTGAACCCGAACTGCTCGGCCTCGCGGCGCAGGATCCGCACGCACGCGGAGTGGAACGTCGAGATCCACATGCCGCGGGATGCCTCGCCGACGAGTTGCTCGACGCGTTCGCGCATCTCGCCCGCCGCCTTGTTCGTGAACGTGATGGCGAGGATCTGACTGGGCCACGCCTCGCGCCCGCGCAGCAGCGACGCGATGCGGCGGGTGAGCACGCTCGTCTTGCCCGAGCCGGCTCCGGCGACGATGAGCAGCGCGGGGCCGCGGTAGGTCACGGCGGCGAGCTGCTGCGGGTTGAGACCCGAGAGCAGGTCGTCCTGGTCGTGCGCTCCGGAAGCGCGCGGGCCTGAGGTGGACGGGACGATGAGAGGGGCTTCGGTCATGGCCCTTCGAGTCTAGGCTGGGCCGCAGACACCCGGTTGCGATCCGCCTCAGGAGGACGACATGATCAGCGATCTGCAGGAGCACGAGTGCCGCGAGCTGCTCACCAGCACCACGGTGGGCCGAATCGGCTTCCTCACGGATGAGCGCATCCAGATCTTCCCCGTGAACTATGCGATGTCAGAGGGCGATCTCGTAATCCGCACCT
It includes:
- the ligD gene encoding non-homologous end-joining DNA ligase; translation: MASERVTLTVSDPEGDRDVDLSSPNKVIWPAAATGSGDDGITKAEFADYVQTVATPFLNANGHRPVSLERFRSGVTPGSEAFFSKNPPKGTPDFVDAVTVTYNSGRQHPQIVLNRPSAIVWAVQMNTIVFHPWASLADDTDNPVELRIDLDPQPGTDFKDAVAAAHGLREVLREADLEPFIKTSGNRGLHVFCPIEPTHEFLDVRHAVIAAGRELERRMPERVTMNWWKEERGERIFIDFNQANRDRTMAGAYSPRALPAATVSTPVEWDELDDVDPMAFTVRSIPARLADIGDPWARMQDEPGRVDTLLGWWERDLENGLGELSFPPEFPKMPGEPPRVQPSKRVAENWDAEGNRIDG
- a CDS encoding SseB family protein, giving the protein MALFSRRKKTDDAPSESQTPIEADAAEDTPDAEQPTSELASESGVPEAGIPEVGISVQAFRGVGAAAGPEVALPDPDAAAPAPRAAVPQTTASARQAPQPPQTPQKRALPLAPALPPEQTESVPGMKDNVLLRAALAELEEGATNEQLIGVLRQMMQNHLYLRVHGDARTQLAEGKPLSIAVVRDGERSYMLAFSSAEAVRESVQRETEPTATSAIAQPVTAVLHQVVTGSFAGLILDNASGVHRAVFPVEVLSKALEQADVDMTIKMLLAAPREEGSAQKVGDALATAKMWVAVNDGSGNGQVGIAEAQTTDGRRLLQLFSHPLEIVALGRGDKPMPFSPEQLAKVLSGHSELAGVIVDSAGPSIIVDRSALGAVLVRAVDVSE
- the glsA gene encoding glutaminase A produces the protein MAAREKLSDIVTSFLDIVHDRLVSDRRGAVADYIPQLADADPELFGIALCGLNGRVYESGDTGVEFTIQSVSKPFVYSLALDDQGLDAVHDRVGAEPSGEAFNSVKLEAGTGRPPNPMVNAGAIVTTSLVSGRSAEDRFARILSRLSAFAGRDLSVDDAVLASEQASGDRNRALAYLMHGAGSLTSPVLDTLDTYFRQCSVLVTARDIAVMGATLANGGVNPVTGQRVTSAETCQHVMTIMATCGMYDYAGEWLLRAGLPAKSGVAGGLVASSPGEFGLGLFSPRLDASGASVRGVAAAQQLATRFGLHVLHRPLTLSASEVMAANDELAAGLGAEQDAVAAQLLQENADDLAVWRLRGYIDFDGAERLLLDLDAWLEARPTDRDSPAVIVLDLTEVTQLQSVAVWMLAALATWCRARGMRVIASDPQGRSLGVAGLSQSADFDDAVRDAAAMAGATADD
- a CDS encoding ATP-dependent helicase translates to MTEAPLIVPSTSGPRASGAHDQDDLLSGLNPQQLAAVTYRGPALLIVAGAGSGKTSVLTRRIASLLRGREAWPSQILAITFTNKAAGEMRERVEQLVGEASRGMWISTFHSACVRILRREAEQFGFTKSFTIYDSGDSRALLKRLVKEHEADAYGLTPASVQSRISKLKNELQDSESYARDANMSDPAERKFVEIFADYQRQLRKANAFDFDDLIGQTVYLFRAFPKVADTYRRRFRHILVDEYQDTNHAQYALIHELTRPVSAEAPDPYASNGMMIFEPETAPELEGASLTVVGDSDQSIYAFRGADIRNISEFERDFPGARVVLLEQNYRSTQNILSAANAVIGHNFDRKDKKLWSDRGDGDRIVGFTGYSQHDEAQFVADEVETLRRAGMPYSEMAVFYRTNSQSRALEEIFIRSAVPYKIMGGTKFYERAEIKDALAYLISVANPADEMSVRRILNKPRRGIGDVTETAIARFAEDHGITFRDALSVPAELGVGPKIQAGIAQLDAVLKEATELMLPASGEVPAPTVVADGLSLLLSKSGYLDALRASRDPQDEARVENLDEFVAVARDFARNNPEGTIADFLTEVALVSDADDLDDESGSVSMMTMHTAKGLEYDAVFVTGVEEDLIPHRISAGEPGGPQEERRLFYVGITRARKRLHLSLAMTRAQFGEVSVAMPSRFLQEIPAELVDWRQSPGDVNSRGGMQSRALNGRRSGGFGSGSGGYGSGSGGDRFGVKKLPPRDSLKPLSTSMDKFPNKVTGKVRDNGDLELAQGDRIRHDDFGDGRVDAVTGEGAKRIAHVRFDSAGLKKLLIKIAPIEKL